One window of Sinorhizobium fredii NGR234 genomic DNA carries:
- the addB gene encoding double-strand break repair protein AddB, translated as MPGRASNVFTIPAGLPFLKTLAEKLLGGVLTPDFQYESADPLALAGVTIFVPTRRAARVLRSEFVDLLGGRSAILPVIRPLGETDDDSGFFDAEMPAILDLAPPLSGTQRLIELGRLILAWRNRLPQVVLDIHAESPLIAPASPADAIWLARNLAELIDAIETEELDWDALDGLDGGEHALWWQLTLAFLKIARIYWPERLDELKHSSPARHRNAMLKAETQRIAAGKVSGPIIIAGSTGSIPATAALIAAVKTLPNGTIVLPGLDLVMSETEWELIAEVAASGPPARGPASRTHPQYGFHRFLKRMRIERLDVPVLGSLDDDLGYRGAVLSRALLPAEATDGWTEARGGFEPEKLLAAFADVALIEAANEREEAAAIAIALRLALEGDEESQAALITPDRGLARRVGAELARFGIEADDSAGVPLSATSAGALARLLIEATLRPDDPVALVALLKHPLARFGQTAVDTRRAADVLELLALRGGTDLSDISGLEAVLDKALARQRTERHPRPWRRGIDQGDIARARALAGRISTAVEPLTSTNAGGSEGGRHHSMVLTLADWAERTGRALEAVAIDERGSLGELWGSEAGEALATLLRSIIETDGQMEADGRQWCDIVVALAASEAVKPRSMRHPRVFIFGALESRLQSVDLVVLGGLNEGTWPGQTSNDPFLSRTMKSGIGLEPPERRIGQLAHDFQMACGTRRLILSRSMRQGSAPTVASRWVQRLQALGGKTLTEQLKANGASYLHWMRILDGGERQPLSERPQPKPPVELQPRKYSFSEVTKLRRDPYSIYARRILRLEPIDSFNRDPGAAERGLLYHRIVDRFVKGGFDPASGDGEEAMVRLIREAFDEEQLPAHIDTIWRPRFEAVARAFLSWERERRHTIVRSFTEAPAAMDVGVSDIRLTGIADRLDRLANGTVDIIDYKTGSSPSAKEARALLDPQLALEAAALKAGAFGTIGPARPHALRYVRLKPGSRFAVDTVNNENSKSRETKTAEQLAEESLAELRKLLAALTSGKYGFASRLIVQKERDYGGEYDHLARVAEWATADGEDDDEE; from the coding sequence GTGCCCGGACGAGCCTCCAACGTCTTCACGATTCCTGCCGGCCTGCCTTTCCTAAAGACGCTGGCGGAAAAACTCCTGGGCGGCGTGCTGACGCCGGACTTCCAATACGAATCGGCCGATCCGCTGGCGCTCGCCGGCGTGACGATCTTCGTGCCGACGCGGCGTGCGGCCCGCGTCCTGCGCTCGGAATTCGTCGACCTGCTCGGCGGCCGCTCGGCGATCCTGCCGGTGATCCGCCCGCTTGGCGAGACGGACGATGACAGCGGCTTCTTCGACGCCGAGATGCCGGCGATCCTCGATCTGGCGCCGCCGCTTTCCGGCACCCAACGGCTGATCGAGCTCGGCCGGCTGATCCTTGCCTGGCGCAACCGCCTGCCGCAGGTGGTCCTCGACATTCATGCCGAAAGCCCGCTGATCGCGCCGGCGAGCCCGGCCGATGCCATCTGGCTGGCGCGCAATCTCGCCGAGCTGATAGACGCGATCGAGACGGAGGAGCTCGACTGGGACGCGCTCGACGGGCTTGATGGCGGCGAGCATGCGCTCTGGTGGCAATTGACACTGGCCTTCCTGAAGATTGCCCGGATCTATTGGCCGGAACGGCTCGACGAACTCAAGCATTCCTCGCCGGCGCGGCATCGCAACGCGATGCTCAAAGCCGAAACACAGCGGATTGCCGCCGGCAAGGTAAGCGGGCCAATCATCATCGCCGGCTCGACCGGCTCGATCCCCGCGACCGCCGCCCTGATAGCCGCGGTGAAGACGCTGCCGAACGGCACGATCGTGCTTCCCGGCCTGGACCTCGTGATGAGCGAGACGGAATGGGAGCTTATCGCAGAGGTCGCCGCTTCAGGCCCGCCTGCAAGAGGCCCGGCAAGCCGCACCCATCCGCAGTATGGCTTCCACCGCTTTCTGAAGCGCATGCGCATCGAACGTCTCGACGTGCCGGTTTTGGGATCGCTCGACGATGACCTCGGTTATCGCGGCGCGGTGCTTTCGCGGGCGCTGCTCCCGGCCGAGGCCACTGACGGCTGGACTGAGGCGCGCGGCGGTTTCGAGCCGGAGAAGCTCCTTGCGGCCTTCGCCGACGTGGCGCTGATCGAGGCGGCGAACGAGCGCGAGGAGGCGGCCGCGATCGCCATTGCGCTGCGGCTGGCGCTCGAAGGCGACGAAGAGAGCCAGGCGGCGCTGATCACTCCGGATCGGGGACTGGCGCGGCGCGTCGGGGCGGAACTCGCCCGGTTCGGCATCGAAGCCGATGACTCCGCCGGCGTGCCGCTCTCGGCGACGTCGGCTGGCGCGCTGGCGCGGCTGCTGATCGAGGCGACCCTCAGACCCGACGATCCGGTGGCCCTGGTGGCGCTGCTCAAGCATCCGCTCGCCCGCTTCGGCCAGACGGCCGTAGATACCCGGCGGGCGGCCGACGTGCTGGAGCTTCTGGCGCTGCGCGGCGGCACCGACCTTTCCGATATCTCCGGCCTCGAAGCCGTGCTCGACAAGGCACTCGCCAGGCAGCGCACCGAGCGGCACCCGAGACCTTGGCGCCGCGGCATCGATCAAGGCGATATCGCCCGCGCACGGGCACTTGCGGGGCGCATTTCAACGGCCGTCGAGCCGCTGACCAGCACCAACGCCGGCGGGTCGGAAGGTGGCCGCCATCACTCCATGGTCCTGACCCTCGCCGACTGGGCGGAACGTACCGGTCGGGCGCTGGAGGCTGTCGCCATCGACGAGCGCGGCAGCCTCGGCGAGCTTTGGGGGTCGGAAGCCGGCGAAGCATTGGCAACGCTTCTGCGAAGCATCATCGAGACCGACGGGCAGATGGAGGCCGACGGACGGCAATGGTGCGATATCGTCGTGGCGCTTGCCGCCAGCGAAGCGGTCAAACCGCGATCGATGCGACACCCGCGCGTCTTCATCTTCGGGGCGCTGGAATCGCGCCTGCAAAGCGTCGATCTCGTCGTGCTGGGCGGCCTGAACGAGGGCACCTGGCCGGGACAGACCTCCAACGACCCTTTCCTGTCGCGGACGATGAAGTCGGGCATCGGCCTCGAACCGCCGGAGCGGCGCATCGGTCAGCTCGCCCATGATTTCCAGATGGCCTGCGGAACGCGCCGTCTGATTCTTTCCCGCTCCATGCGCCAGGGCTCCGCGCCGACCGTCGCCTCGCGATGGGTGCAGCGGCTGCAGGCGCTTGGCGGCAAAACTTTGACCGAACAGCTCAAGGCGAATGGCGCCAGCTATCTTCACTGGATGCGCATCCTAGACGGCGGCGAGCGCCAGCCGCTCAGCGAGCGGCCGCAGCCGAAGCCGCCAGTCGAGTTGCAGCCACGCAAATACTCCTTCAGCGAGGTGACCAAGCTTCGCCGCGACCCCTATTCCATCTATGCGCGCCGCATCTTGCGGCTGGAGCCGATCGATTCCTTCAACCGTGATCCGGGCGCCGCCGAACGCGGCCTGCTCTACCACCGGATCGTCGACCGCTTCGTCAAGGGCGGTTTCGACCCCGCCTCCGGCGATGGGGAAGAGGCGATGGTGCGACTGATCCGGGAAGCCTTCGACGAGGAGCAACTCCCGGCTCACATCGACACGATCTGGCGGCCGCGCTTCGAGGCGGTGGCAAGGGCGTTTCTTTCCTGGGAGCGGGAGCGCCGGCACACGATCGTCAGGTCCTTCACCGAGGCTCCTGCCGCGATGGATGTCGGTGTCTCGGACATCAGACTGACCGGGATCGCCGATCGGCTCGACCGGCTGGCGAACGGTACGGTCGACATCATCGATTACAAGACGGGCTCCAGCCCTTCGGCGAAGGAAGCGCGGGCGCTGCTCGACCCGCAGCTCGCGCTCGAGGCGGCGGCGCTCAAGGCGGGCGCCTTCGGCACGATCGGGCCGGCCCGGCCGCATGCGCTGCGCTATGTTCGCCTCAAGCCCGGCAGCCGCTTTGCCGTCGACACGGTCAACAACGAGAACAGCAAGTCGAGGGAGACCAAAACCGCCGAGCAACTGGCAGAGGAATCGCTTGCCGAACTGAGGAAGCTGCTCGCCGCGCTGACCAGCGGAAAATACGGCTTCGCCTCGCGCCTGATCGTCCAGAAGGAACGGGACTACGGCGGTGAATACGACCACCTGGCACGCGTCGCGGAATGGGCGACGGCCGACGGGGAGGACGACGATGAGGAATGA
- the ahcY gene encoding adenosylhomocysteinase: MTATQDYIVADIGLADFGRKEIAIAETEMPGLMACREEFGASKPLKGARITGSLHMTIQTAVLIETLVALGAEVRWASCNIFSTQDHAAAAIAASGVPVFAIKGETLEEYWTYTDKIFQWADGGVSNMILDDGGDATMYILLGARAEAGENVLTNPGSEEEEILFAQIKKRLAASPGWFTKQRDAIKGVTEETTTGVNRLYQLQAKGLLPFPAINVNDSVTKSKFDNKYGCKESLVDGIRRGTDVMMAGKVAVVCGYGDVGKGSAASLQGAGARVKVTEIDPICALQAAMDGYEVVQLEDVVSTADIFITTTGNKDVIRIEHMRAMKDMAIVGNIGHFDNEIQVSALRNLKWTNVKPQVDLIEFPKGNRLILLSEGRLLNLGNATGHPSFVMSASFSNQVLAQIELFTKGGNYKNEVYILPKQLDEKVARLHLAKLGARLTELSEEQAGYIGVKPQGPFKAEHYRY, translated from the coding sequence ATGACCGCAACTCAGGACTATATTGTCGCCGACATCGGGCTTGCCGATTTCGGCCGCAAGGAAATCGCCATCGCCGAAACGGAAATGCCGGGCCTGATGGCCTGCCGCGAGGAGTTCGGCGCATCGAAGCCGCTGAAGGGCGCGCGGATTACCGGCTCGCTGCACATGACCATCCAAACCGCCGTCCTGATCGAGACGCTGGTGGCGCTCGGCGCGGAGGTCCGCTGGGCGTCCTGCAACATCTTCTCGACGCAGGACCATGCCGCAGCGGCGATCGCTGCAAGCGGCGTCCCGGTCTTCGCCATCAAGGGTGAGACCCTCGAGGAATACTGGACCTATACCGACAAGATCTTCCAGTGGGCCGATGGCGGCGTCTCCAACATGATCCTCGATGATGGCGGCGACGCCACCATGTACATCCTGCTCGGCGCCCGCGCCGAAGCCGGCGAGAACGTGCTGACCAACCCCGGCTCGGAGGAAGAAGAAATCCTCTTCGCCCAGATCAAGAAGCGGCTTGCCGCCTCGCCGGGCTGGTTCACCAAGCAGCGCGACGCCATCAAGGGCGTGACCGAAGAGACGACCACCGGCGTCAACCGCCTCTACCAGCTCCAGGCCAAGGGCCTGCTGCCCTTCCCGGCAATCAACGTCAACGACAGCGTCACCAAGTCGAAGTTCGACAACAAGTACGGCTGCAAGGAATCGCTCGTCGACGGCATTCGTCGCGGCACCGACGTGATGATGGCCGGCAAGGTCGCCGTGGTCTGCGGCTATGGCGATGTCGGCAAGGGCTCGGCCGCCTCGCTGCAGGGCGCCGGCGCCCGCGTCAAGGTCACCGAGATCGACCCGATCTGCGCCCTGCAGGCCGCCATGGACGGCTATGAAGTGGTGCAGCTCGAGGACGTCGTCTCGACCGCCGACATCTTCATCACCACCACCGGCAACAAGGACGTCATCCGCATCGAGCACATGCGCGCGATGAAGGACATGGCGATCGTCGGCAATATCGGCCACTTCGACAACGAAATCCAGGTTTCCGCGCTCCGGAACCTCAAGTGGACCAACGTCAAGCCGCAGGTCGACCTGATCGAGTTCCCGAAGGGCAACCGGCTGATCCTGCTTTCGGAAGGCCGCCTCCTGAATCTCGGCAACGCCACCGGCCACCCGTCCTTCGTCATGTCGGCCTCCTTCTCCAACCAGGTGCTGGCGCAGATCGAGCTCTTTACCAAGGGCGGCAACTACAAGAACGAAGTCTACATCCTGCCGAAGCAGCTCGACGAGAAGGTCGCCCGCCTGCATCTCGCCAAGCTCGGCGCCAGGCTGACCGAGCTTTCGGAAGAGCAGGCCGGTTATATCGGCGTGAAGCCGCAGGGTCCGTTCAAGGCCGAACACTACCGGTACTAA
- a CDS encoding bifunctional tRNA (adenosine(37)-N6)-threonylcarbamoyltransferase complex ATPase subunit type 1 TsaE/phosphotransferase: MKSLERLLKDEAATIELGEDLALALKKGDCVGLSGDLGAGKSTFARAFLRAMADDEGLEVPSPTFTVVQSYELRIPVAHFDLYRLADASELDELGFDEALAEGICLVEWPEKAAEALPAERIMLSFTHEGEGRRVRITGPDAAFERIARSLAIRAFLSDAGYPHAGRRHLSGDASVRAYERIHDGEPAKIMMDAARHKPGPILQDGKYYQQLAHIAEDVVPFVAISELLRQRGFAAPAIYARDLDLGLLLIEDLGAEGILDAEGRPVVERYSEAVRLLGRLHAAPPERDIAVADGIVHHIPDFDRTAIKIETSLLIDWYLPWKRGRPASHAERSEYFAIWDRLIDSLGSTEKNLLLRDFHSPNILWRAERDGLDRIGIIDFQDAMIGPTAYDVASLVQDARVTIDRELADRLMGTYIAERKASGSFDETAFLRDWHIMAAQRNCKLAGIWVRLKERDGKPGYMKHMPRTFGYLQHALTHEVLTPLRDWCIKAGILASESAN; the protein is encoded by the coding sequence ATGAAGTCTCTCGAACGCCTGCTGAAGGACGAAGCCGCGACGATCGAGCTCGGCGAAGACCTGGCGCTGGCCCTGAAAAAAGGCGATTGCGTCGGCCTCTCGGGCGACCTTGGGGCGGGCAAGTCGACCTTCGCGCGCGCCTTCCTCCGGGCGATGGCAGACGACGAAGGGCTCGAGGTGCCGAGCCCCACTTTCACCGTCGTGCAGAGCTACGAGCTTCGGATCCCCGTCGCGCATTTCGATCTCTACCGTCTCGCCGACGCTTCCGAGCTCGACGAACTCGGCTTCGACGAGGCGCTCGCGGAAGGCATCTGTCTTGTCGAATGGCCCGAGAAGGCCGCCGAAGCGTTGCCTGCCGAGCGTATCATGCTGAGCTTCACGCATGAGGGCGAAGGGCGGCGCGTCCGGATCACTGGGCCTGACGCGGCCTTCGAGCGGATCGCCCGTTCGCTTGCCATCCGGGCCTTCCTGTCGGATGCCGGTTATCCGCACGCAGGCCGACGGCACCTGAGCGGCGATGCCTCGGTGCGGGCCTATGAGCGGATCCACGACGGTGAGCCGGCGAAAATCATGATGGACGCGGCCAGGCACAAGCCCGGCCCGATCCTCCAGGACGGCAAATACTACCAGCAGCTCGCCCATATCGCCGAGGACGTCGTCCCCTTCGTCGCCATTTCCGAACTGTTGCGCCAACGCGGCTTCGCAGCACCGGCGATCTACGCCCGCGATCTCGACCTGGGACTGCTGCTCATCGAGGATCTGGGTGCCGAGGGCATTCTCGACGCCGAAGGCCGGCCCGTCGTCGAGCGCTATAGCGAGGCCGTGCGGCTGCTTGGCCGTCTCCATGCCGCGCCACCCGAGCGCGACATCGCGGTCGCCGACGGCATCGTCCATCACATTCCCGACTTCGACCGCACGGCAATCAAGATCGAGACGAGCCTGTTGATCGACTGGTACCTGCCCTGGAAGCGCGGACGGCCTGCATCGCACGCGGAGCGAAGCGAGTACTTCGCGATCTGGGACCGATTGATCGATAGTCTCGGCTCAACCGAAAAGAACCTGCTGCTGCGCGATTTCCACTCGCCCAACATCCTGTGGCGGGCGGAGCGCGATGGCCTCGACCGCATCGGCATCATCGATTTCCAGGACGCGATGATCGGGCCGACGGCTTACGACGTTGCCTCGCTGGTGCAGGACGCCCGCGTCACGATCGACCGCGAGCTGGCAGACAGGCTGATGGGCACCTACATCGCCGAGCGCAAGGCTTCCGGAAGCTTCGACGAGACGGCCTTCCTGCGCGACTGGCATATCATGGCGGCGCAGCGCAACTGCAAGCTCGCCGGCATCTGGGTGCGACTGAAAGAGCGCGACGGCAAGCCCGGCTACATGAAGCACATGCCGCGCACCTTCGGCTATCTTCAGCATGCACTGACGCATGAAGTGCTGACACCCTTGCGCGATTGGTGCATTAAGGCTGGAATCCTGGCTAGCGAATCAGCCAACTGA
- a CDS encoding PAS domain-containing sensor histidine kinase, translated as MKRERASFFGDGRKASRLMRRLLAGTTLLAATDAAAQASAPVARSIFGTSEVVTFSVLIGVISAAMLSAIWLIRQRGNIEAENRALRADLSDANQRISRFQALIADKNRRIVVWDGLAERPEFLGQLPLETGAPQDDRDFLAFGRWIKPQSAGQLEKAIEALRAQAQSFDLVLETQRNEVLEAQGRVSGGRAFVRFIALNNLRAELAELKLDRDQLHVSLSTFRTLLDAIDLPVWQRGADGKLEWVNEAYAEAVDARSPAAAASEGRELLATAAREKIRAVSSFETPFRDKLSTVVKGNRTFFDVVDARTHAGSAGIAIDVSGIEAVREELARTLKSHAETLDHLATPVAIFDGNQRLQFYNQAFQRLWELDMGFLERKPDNGEVLDRLRAGNKLPEQLNWKQWKANALSVYQALDTQSDLWHLPNGQTLRVFATARPQGGATWVFENLTEKVDLEIRYNTLVQVQGETIDHLAEGVAVFGPDGRIRLSNPAFRAIWGISEVEAKPGTHIRAVEQACLSSYDQPDGWKRFAHIITSFDDERPSSRGILELRTGLILDYAVIPLPNAQTMLTFVNITDSVRVERALTEKNEALRKADALKNDFVHHVSYELRSPLTNIIGFADLLKTPAFGALNDRQAEYVDHIATSSALLLTIVNDILDLATVDAGIVELDMSEVNLLDLLDDVAQQMADRLTESGASLRIDAADNLGRIVADQQRLKQVFIKLLTNAANFAPDGSAIDLKCRREGGDFVFSVSDTGPGIPQDVLNTVFNRFESYGQRGGAGLGLSIVESFVSLHHGTVSIRSKEGEGTEVTCRIPSAEMPKIIAAE; from the coding sequence ATGAAAAGAGAACGAGCCAGCTTTTTCGGCGACGGCCGCAAGGCTTCCCGGCTGATGCGGCGCCTGCTCGCCGGCACGACCCTTCTTGCGGCAACCGATGCGGCCGCCCAGGCTTCCGCTCCGGTCGCCAGATCGATTTTCGGCACGTCCGAAGTCGTGACCTTTTCCGTGCTGATCGGGGTGATCTCCGCAGCCATGCTTTCGGCAATCTGGCTGATCCGCCAGCGCGGCAACATCGAAGCGGAGAATCGTGCGCTGCGCGCCGATCTTTCGGACGCCAACCAGCGGATTTCCCGTTTCCAGGCGCTGATTGCCGACAAGAACCGGCGGATCGTCGTCTGGGACGGTCTGGCGGAGCGCCCGGAATTCCTCGGACAGCTTCCGCTCGAGACCGGCGCGCCGCAAGACGACCGGGATTTTCTTGCCTTCGGCCGCTGGATCAAGCCGCAATCGGCGGGCCAGCTCGAGAAAGCGATCGAGGCCTTGCGCGCCCAGGCGCAAAGCTTCGACCTGGTGCTCGAAACGCAGCGCAACGAGGTGCTGGAGGCGCAGGGCCGCGTCTCGGGCGGACGCGCCTTCGTGCGCTTCATCGCGCTCAACAATCTGCGGGCTGAGCTCGCCGAGCTGAAGCTCGATCGCGACCAGTTGCATGTCTCGCTCTCGACCTTCCGCACCCTTCTCGATGCGATCGACCTGCCGGTCTGGCAGCGCGGCGCGGACGGCAAACTCGAATGGGTCAACGAGGCCTATGCCGAGGCGGTCGACGCGCGCAGCCCGGCAGCGGCGGCCTCCGAGGGGCGCGAATTGCTGGCGACCGCGGCGCGCGAAAAAATCCGCGCCGTCTCGAGCTTCGAAACGCCCTTCCGCGACAAGCTCTCCACCGTCGTCAAGGGCAACCGGACCTTCTTCGACGTCGTCGATGCCCGCACGCACGCCGGCTCGGCGGGCATCGCCATCGACGTTTCGGGCATCGAAGCAGTGCGCGAGGAACTGGCGCGCACCTTGAAGAGCCACGCCGAAACGCTCGACCACCTGGCAACGCCCGTGGCGATCTTCGACGGCAATCAGCGCCTGCAGTTCTACAACCAGGCTTTCCAGCGTCTCTGGGAACTGGACATGGGATTCCTGGAGCGCAAGCCGGACAATGGCGAAGTGCTCGACCGGCTGCGGGCCGGCAACAAGCTGCCGGAACAGCTGAACTGGAAGCAATGGAAGGCGAACGCGCTGTCGGTCTACCAGGCCCTCGACACGCAGTCCGACCTCTGGCACCTGCCGAACGGGCAGACCTTGCGCGTCTTCGCCACGGCGCGACCCCAAGGCGGCGCGACCTGGGTCTTCGAGAACCTGACCGAAAAAGTCGATCTCGAAATCCGCTACAACACGCTGGTGCAGGTTCAAGGCGAAACGATCGACCACCTTGCCGAGGGCGTCGCGGTGTTCGGGCCGGACGGCCGCATCCGGCTGTCCAATCCGGCCTTCCGGGCGATCTGGGGCATCAGCGAGGTGGAAGCGAAGCCCGGCACCCATATCCGCGCCGTCGAGCAGGCGTGCCTTTCCTCCTACGACCAGCCGGATGGCTGGAAGCGTTTCGCCCATATCATCACCAGCTTCGACGACGAGCGGCCGTCGAGCCGCGGCATCCTCGAGCTTCGCACCGGGCTGATCCTCGACTATGCGGTCATTCCACTGCCCAACGCCCAGACGATGCTGACCTTCGTCAACATCACCGACAGCGTGCGGGTCGAGCGGGCGCTGACGGAGAAGAACGAAGCCTTGCGCAAGGCCGATGCGCTGAAGAACGATTTCGTCCATCATGTTTCCTACGAGCTGCGCTCGCCGCTGACCAACATCATCGGCTTCGCCGACCTCCTGAAGACACCGGCCTTCGGCGCGCTCAACGACCGCCAGGCGGAATATGTCGATCACATCGCCACCTCCTCGGCGCTGCTGCTGACGATCGTCAACGACATTCTCGACCTTGCGACGGTGGATGCCGGCATCGTCGAGCTCGACATGTCCGAGGTGAACCTTCTGGACCTGCTCGACGACGTGGCGCAGCAGATGGCCGACAGGCTGACGGAGAGCGGCGCTTCGCTGCGAATCGATGCCGCCGACAATCTCGGACGCATCGTCGCGGACCAACAGCGGCTAAAGCAGGTCTTCATCAAGCTCTTGACCAATGCCGCCAATTTCGCACCCGACGGCAGCGCCATCGACCTCAAATGCCGGCGCGAAGGCGGCGATTTCGTCTTTTCGGTCAGCGACACCGGACCGGGCATCCCGCAGGACGTGCTGAACACCGTGTTCAACCGCTTCGAAAGCTACGGCCAGCGCGGCGGCGCCGGCCTCGGCCTGTCGATCGTCGAAAGTTTCGTCAGCCTGCATCACGGCACCGTCTCGATCCGCAGCAAGGAAGGCGAAGGCACCGAAGTCACCTGCCGCATCCCCTCCGCCGAAATGCCGAAGATCATCGCGGCGGAATAG
- a CDS encoding HPr family phosphocarrier protein, translated as MDHLSDTALTRELLIVNKRGLHARASAKFVQTVEAYDAEITVSKDGMTVGGTSIMGLMMLAASTGCTVFVTASGNQAEEALNALDALVRDKFGEEM; from the coding sequence ATGGACCACCTCTCCGACACGGCGCTGACGCGCGAGCTGCTGATCGTCAACAAGCGCGGCCTGCATGCGCGGGCCTCGGCGAAATTCGTGCAGACGGTCGAGGCCTACGATGCCGAGATCACCGTCTCCAAGGACGGCATGACCGTCGGCGGAACGTCGATCATGGGGCTGATGATGCTGGCGGCCAGCACCGGCTGCACGGTCTTCGTGACTGCCAGCGGCAACCAGGCCGAAGAGGCTCTGAACGCCCTCGACGCGCTGGTGCGCGACAAGTTCGGCGAAGAGATGTGA
- a CDS encoding PTS sugar transporter subunit IIA, with amino-acid sequence MIGLVLVTHGKLADEFRLALEHVVGPQKAIETVCIGPEDDMDQRRQDILDAVEGADEGNGVIILTDMFGGTPSNLAISVMRSGVVEVIAGVNLPMLIKLAGVRGESDMDKALVEASEAGRKYINVASRVLSGK; translated from the coding sequence ATGATCGGACTTGTGCTTGTCACCCATGGCAAGCTGGCGGATGAGTTTCGGCTTGCCTTGGAGCATGTCGTCGGTCCGCAAAAAGCTATCGAGACGGTGTGCATCGGCCCCGAGGACGACATGGACCAGCGGCGTCAGGATATCCTCGACGCGGTCGAAGGTGCCGACGAAGGCAACGGCGTGATCATCCTGACCGACATGTTCGGCGGCACGCCCTCCAATCTCGCTATTTCCGTGATGCGCAGCGGCGTCGTCGAGGTGATTGCCGGCGTCAACCTGCCGATGCTGATCAAGCTCGCCGGCGTCCGGGGCGAAAGCGACATGGACAAGGCCCTTGTCGAGGCTTCCGAGGCGGGCCGCAAATACATCAATGTCGCCAGCCGCGTCCTGAGTGGCAAATAA
- a CDS encoding nucleotidyltransferase family protein: MSITNAMVLAAGLGTRLRPITDTLPKPLVQIAGKPMIDYVLDLLAAAGVTKAAVNVHHFADQMEAHLSRRETPRILVSDEREALMNSGGGLAKGLKLLDNGPVLVMNADLFWVGEKAGQPCNLQRLAAFFDPERMDMALLCVRLEDTTGHNGKKDFSLSEEGALTRYADGMENPVVYAGAIAMDSRLFADAPTDAFNLNIYFDRAIDRGRLFGLMLDGQWMTVGTPDAIEEAEAVVRRFEPGG; the protein is encoded by the coding sequence ATGTCGATCACCAATGCCATGGTGCTTGCGGCCGGACTGGGCACCCGCCTGCGGCCGATCACCGACACACTGCCGAAGCCACTCGTCCAGATCGCCGGCAAGCCGATGATCGACTACGTGCTGGACCTGCTCGCGGCCGCCGGCGTCACCAAGGCCGCCGTGAACGTCCACCACTTCGCCGACCAGATGGAGGCCCATCTCAGCCGGCGCGAGACGCCGCGCATCCTGGTTTCGGACGAGCGTGAGGCGCTGATGAATTCCGGCGGCGGGCTTGCCAAGGGGCTGAAGCTGCTCGACAACGGACCGGTGCTGGTGATGAATGCCGATCTCTTCTGGGTCGGCGAGAAGGCCGGGCAACCCTGCAACCTGCAGCGGCTCGCCGCCTTCTTCGATCCGGAGCGCATGGACATGGCGCTGCTCTGCGTGCGCCTGGAGGACACGACGGGGCACAACGGCAAGAAGGATTTTTCGCTGTCCGAGGAGGGGGCGCTGACGCGCTACGCGGACGGCATGGAAAATCCGGTGGTCTATGCGGGCGCAATCGCCATGGATTCACGGCTGTTCGCCGATGCCCCCACCGATGCCTTCAACCTCAATATCTATTTCGACCGGGCGATCGACAGAGGCCGTCTCTTCGGGCTGATGCTCGACGGCCAGTGGATGACCGTCGGCACGCCTGACGCCATCGAGGAGGCGGAGGCCGTGGTCCGGCGCTTCGAACCGGGAGGGTAG